The following coding sequences are from one Methanococcoides orientis window:
- a CDS encoding histidine kinase dimerization/phosphoacceptor domain -containing protein has translation MIMNGETLNYDELKAKYDKLQKQVSCFSAIEQKLVDTGDLLDQELERFKSIHSYNKKAIRSKDLHELLLITVESIVEVFEVECGAFFTYDMANNSLTLVEDYGFDEKYPLVMDWIVSDDIVNAREAVFIEDSGPTNPWESLGLCQVIYAPYYKDRDLQGFVLGGRSIKKKEFYDKIDEELKPSFMVFTQQMSALLHNLESQEIIRQNVAELTSTNNQLQQEITQRKRAEYHIKRMNECFLSFGTDPLENINYLTALFGEMMGATSALYNRLEDGLLCSWGQWNTPTNYNPVDEPEGHLCYDVIQRAQDHLMVVRNLSETAYAHTDPNVIPYGLKTYVGAGVKLGTNYVGSLCCVFQNDFVPTKEEKWMIGVIATAIAVEEKRKWVQEELLNSENKYRMIFEHSPVGIFHYDQNGVITHCNDSFAKIIGPPVEKIIGYNILKSPENVQVSKVVRETLSKRSGHFEGEYRSVISGKRTMIKAEANPILSKNESSQGGICVVEDITERKQAEEVQKKDTLLKEIHHRVKNNLQVISSLLNLQSRNFSDEKVIDAFKESQNRVRSMAIAHQKLYQSKDLASINVGDYIKNLTTYLFQTYRIGNRAVKLKLDVDNINMGIERTIPLGLIINEIVSNSLKYAYQEEQEGDINIEFHLENKMFTLIISDTGTGIPKELDYRNSHSLGLQLVTTLVKQIRGEIELDRSEGTKFVITFEE, from the coding sequence ATGATCATGAATGGTGAGACCTTGAACTATGATGAGCTTAAAGCCAAGTATGATAAGCTACAGAAACAGGTAAGCTGTTTTTCTGCGATTGAGCAGAAGCTTGTCGACACAGGAGATCTCCTTGATCAAGAGCTGGAGCGCTTTAAGTCGATCCATTCATACAACAAGAAAGCCATTCGGAGTAAAGATCTACACGAACTTTTGTTGATAACGGTAGAATCCATAGTTGAAGTTTTTGAGGTTGAATGTGGTGCATTCTTCACTTACGACATGGCTAACAATAGCTTAACGCTTGTGGAGGATTATGGTTTTGATGAAAAATATCCATTGGTCATGGACTGGATAGTTTCCGATGACATTGTGAACGCAAGAGAAGCCGTCTTTATCGAGGATTCCGGCCCGACAAATCCCTGGGAATCGCTAGGATTATGCCAGGTTATTTACGCCCCATATTATAAAGATAGGGATTTGCAGGGATTCGTTCTGGGAGGACGATCCATAAAAAAGAAGGAGTTCTATGACAAAATCGATGAAGAGCTCAAACCGTCTTTCATGGTATTCACTCAGCAGATGAGCGCATTGCTGCACAATCTTGAATCACAGGAAATTATCCGACAAAATGTAGCAGAGCTGACAAGTACCAACAACCAGCTCCAACAAGAGATCACACAACGTAAGCGAGCAGAGTACCACATCAAAAGGATGAACGAATGTTTCTTAAGTTTCGGGACTGACCCATTAGAGAACATCAATTACCTTACAGCTCTTTTCGGAGAAATGATGGGAGCTACCAGTGCACTCTACAACCGATTAGAGGACGGTTTACTCTGTTCATGGGGTCAGTGGAATACACCAACTAACTACAACCCCGTGGATGAGCCTGAAGGACATCTTTGCTATGATGTTATACAGCGTGCACAAGATCACTTGATGGTGGTCCGGAACCTTTCCGAAACAGCATATGCACACACAGACCCAAATGTAATCCCATATGGATTAAAGACCTATGTAGGAGCAGGGGTTAAGCTTGGAACAAACTACGTTGGCTCCCTGTGTTGTGTATTTCAGAACGATTTTGTACCCACAAAAGAAGAGAAATGGATGATCGGGGTGATTGCAACGGCAATAGCCGTGGAGGAAAAACGAAAGTGGGTACAAGAAGAATTACTTAATTCTGAGAACAAGTATCGCATGATCTTTGAACATTCTCCGGTAGGAATTTTCCATTATGACCAAAATGGAGTTATTACCCATTGTAATGATAGTTTTGCAAAGATCATTGGACCACCTGTAGAAAAGATAATCGGATATAATATACTGAAGTCACCGGAAAATGTTCAAGTGTCTAAGGTCGTTAGAGAAACACTTTCTAAAAGATCAGGACATTTTGAAGGAGAGTATCGATCTGTCATCAGTGGTAAACGTACAATGATCAAAGCTGAAGCTAACCCTATTTTATCGAAGAACGAATCTTCTCAGGGAGGCATCTGTGTTGTAGAGGATATTACCGAACGCAAACAAGCAGAAGAAGTTCAGAAAAAAGATACCTTGTTAAAAGAGATCCATCATCGGGTGAAAAATAACCTTCAGGTAATTTCCAGTTTGCTCAATCTTCAATCTCGAAACTTCAGTGATGAAAAAGTGATCGATGCATTCAAGGAAAGTCAGAACCGCGTCCGATCAATGGCCATTGCCCATCAGAAACTGTACCAATCAAAGGATCTGGCAAGTATAAATGTTGGGGATTACATCAAAAATTTGACGACCTACCTTTTCCAGACATACAGGATAGGCAACCGTGCAGTCAAATTGAAACTGGATGTTGATAACATTAACATGGGAATAGAGAGAACTATCCCCCTTGGATTGATCATCAATGAAATTGTTTCAAATTCCTTAAAGTATGCTTATCAGGAAGAGCAAGAAGGCGACATCAATATCGAATTCCATCTTGAAAACAAGATGTTTACACTTATTATCAGCGACACTGGGACAGGTATTCCTAAAGAGCTGGACTATAGGAATTCACATTCATTAGGTTTGCAACTGGTAACAACACTTGTAAAACAAATTCGTGGTGAAATAGAGCTTGATCGAAGCGAGGGTACTAAATTCGTGATAACTTTTGAGGAATAA